A genomic window from Brassica oleracea var. oleracea cultivar TO1000 chromosome C8, BOL, whole genome shotgun sequence includes:
- the LOC106312617 gene encoding photosystem I reaction center subunit XI, chloroplastic-like, giving the protein MATTASPMASQLRLSFCSATNVRRLAVPKGISGAPFGVSPTKKTFSFTVRALQSDKPTFQVVQPINGDPFIGSLETPVTSSPLIAWYLSNLPAYRTAVNPLLRGVEVGLAHGFLLVGPFVKAGPLRNTAYAGSAGSLAAAGLVVILSMCLTIYGIASFKEGEPSIAPSLTLTGRKKQPDQLQTAEGWAKFTGGFFFGGISGVTWAYFLLYVLDLPYYVK; this is encoded by the exons ATGGCAACGACTGCATCTCCAATGGCGAGCCAGCTAAGATTAAGCTTCTGTTCTGCTACTAATGTGAGGCGTCTCGCTGTTCCTAAGGGCATATCCGGGGCTCCTTTCGGCGTTTCACCGACCAAGAAAACGTTTTCTTTCACCGTCCGAGCTCTCCAGTCAGACAAG CCAACATTCCAAGTGGTCCAACCAATCAACGGAGATCCATTCATCGGAAGTTTAGAAACCCCAGTGACGTCAAGCCCATTGATCGCGTGGTATCTCTCCAACCTCCCGGCTTACCGCACGGCCGTCAACCCTCTCCTCCGTGGTGTCGAAGTGGGTTTGGCTCATGGTTTCCTCTTAGTGGGTCCGTTTGTCAAAGCAGGTCCATTAAGGAACACTGCTTACGCTGGCTCCGCCGGCTCTTTGGCCGCTGCTGGGCTTGTAGTCATCCTCAGCATGTGCCTCACTATCTATGGAATCGCTTCGTTCAAGGAAGGAGAGCCGTCGATTGCACCAAGTTTGACTTTGACCGGGCGGAAGAAGCAACCGGACCAGCTTCAGACAGCAGAGGGATGGGCTAAGTTCACTGGAGGGTTCTTCTTCGGAGGGATCTCAGGTGTGACTTGGGCTTACTTCCTTCTCTACGTTCTTGACCTTCCTTATTACGTCAAATGA